A window of the Loxodonta africana isolate mLoxAfr1 chromosome 3, mLoxAfr1.hap2, whole genome shotgun sequence genome harbors these coding sequences:
- the LOC100663959 gene encoding olfactory receptor 7G2-like, which produces MKPKNQTSFSGFLLLALTEDPELQPLLFALFLFIYLVIVLGNLLIILAVSSDPHLHTPMYFFLANLSFTDICFSTTTIPNMLVNLQTQNQSITYAGCLTQVCFVLVFASLESFLLGVMAYDRYVAICHPLTYTAIMNPRLCGLLILLSLSITTVDALIHSLIVLNLSFCSDRTIPYFFCEAFQIIKIACSDTLLNSIFLYLAATILGGVPLSGIIFSYTQIVSSILRMPSAGGKYKAFSTCGSHLSIVSLFYGTGLGTCVSAAFTHSSRKTAVASVMYTVVTPMMNPFIYSLRNRDMKGALKNIFKCIPAFP; this is translated from the coding sequence ATgaaacctaaaaatcaaacaagttTTTCTGGATTCCTTCTCCTGGCACTGACAGAGGATCCGGAACTGCAACCCCTTCTCTTTGCCCTGTTTCTGTTCATATATCTGGTCATTGTCCTGGGGAACCTGCTCATCATCCTGGCTGTCAGCTCTGACCctcacctccacacccccatgtatttctttcttgccaatctgtcCTTCACTGACATCTGTTTCAGCACCACCACGATCCCAAACATGCTGGTGAATCTCCAAACACAGAATCAGAGCATCACGTATGCAGGCTGCCTCACCCAGGTCTGCTTTGTCTTGGTTTTTGCTAGTTTGGAAAGTTTTCTCCTGGgagtaatggcctatgaccgctacgtGGCCATTTGTCATCCACTGACATACACAGCCATCATGAACCCCCGCCTCTGTGGTCTGCTGATTCTACTCTCCTTGTCCATTACCACTGTGGATGCCTTGATCCACAGTCTGATAGTGTTGAACCTGTCTTTCTGCTCAGACCGGACAATCCCCTACTTCTTCTGTGAAGCTTTTCAGATCATCAAGATTGCCTGTTCTGATACCCTCCTCAATAGCATCTTCTTATATTTGGCAGCTACCATACTAGGTGGTGTTCCTctctctggaatcattttctcTTATACTCAAATTGTCTCCTCCATTTTGAGAATGCCTTCAGCAGGTGGAAAGTATAAGGCTTTCTCCACCTGTGGGTCCCACCTCTCAATTGTTTCCTTGTTCTATGGGACAGGCTTAGGTACGTGTGTTAGTGCTGCATTTACACACTCTTCCAGGAAGACTGCAGTGGCTTCAGTGATGTACACTGTGGTCACTCCCATGATGAACCCCTTcatctacagcctgagaaacAGGGACATGAAGGGAGCCTTGAAGAACATTTTCAAGTGCATACCTGCTTTTCCGTGA